A region from the Dehalococcoides mccartyi CG5 genome encodes:
- the rimI gene encoding ribosomal protein S18-alanine N-acetyltransferase encodes MVYFIRPIKDEDIPELNQIDREAFPTMWPATNFKREMENIMAHYMVLVDGDSSNQAGPKTNINIWKWLWNCIYHDSTILQPVADHPKVIGYGAIWVMAGSAHLVSVAVREAYRRKGFGELLLISSLKEAIKHKCFEMTLEVRVSNIVAQNLYLKYGFAIKGIRKKYYLDNHEDALIMTLDSIDSPDFPAKLKGYKNSHTRKWKTTPGMAELAS; translated from the coding sequence ATGGTCTATTTCATCCGCCCTATAAAAGACGAAGATATACCTGAACTCAATCAGATTGATAGGGAAGCCTTTCCTACCATGTGGCCAGCCACCAATTTTAAGCGTGAAATGGAAAACATCATGGCTCATTACATGGTGCTGGTTGATGGAGATTCCTCTAACCAAGCTGGGCCTAAAACCAATATAAATATTTGGAAGTGGCTTTGGAATTGCATATACCATGACAGCACTATTCTTCAGCCGGTTGCAGACCACCCGAAGGTAATCGGTTACGGTGCTATATGGGTCATGGCCGGTTCTGCCCATTTGGTCAGTGTGGCAGTACGGGAGGCATATCGCCGTAAAGGATTTGGAGAATTGCTTTTGATAAGCTCTCTGAAAGAAGCTATTAAACACAAATGCTTTGAAATGACACTGGAGGTCAGGGTTTCAAATATTGTAGCTCAAAATCTGTATTTGAAATATGGGTTTGCCATAAAGGGTATACGGAAAAAATACTATCTGGATAACCACGAAGATGCTCTTATCATGACTTTAGATAGCATTGACAGCCCTGATTTTCCGGCCAAATTGAAAGGATACAAAAACAGCCACACCCGGAAATGGAAAACCACACCGGGAATGGCCGAACTGGCTTCATAA
- a CDS encoding permease, whose product MASNSCERGSRPSMIIPTLILAVIAVVVSIIAYNKNGAHVEGFKAAWDIFIQVLPMMVLAFVIAGMLRVIIPEETVSQWLGQESGFKGVLIGTAVGGLMPGGPYSCMPIAAGLLGGGAGAGTMVAFMTGWSLLAVNRLPLEIGMLGWKFALIRLAVTALMPLAAGMLANALFSKVNLLE is encoded by the coding sequence ATGGCAAGTAACAGTTGCGAGAGAGGCTCAAGACCTTCCATGATAATCCCCACCCTGATTCTGGCAGTTATAGCAGTGGTGGTTAGCATTATTGCTTACAACAAAAACGGCGCCCACGTAGAGGGATTTAAAGCCGCCTGGGATATATTTATTCAGGTATTACCCATGATGGTACTGGCCTTTGTTATTGCCGGTATGCTTAGGGTTATCATACCCGAAGAGACCGTCAGCCAGTGGCTGGGTCAGGAATCAGGTTTCAAGGGCGTACTTATCGGTACGGCTGTTGGCGGGCTGATGCCGGGCGGGCCTTATAGCTGTATGCCTATTGCCGCCGGATTGCTGGGCGGTGGTGCTGGAGCTGGTACTATGGTAGCTTTCATGACCGGTTGGTCACTGCTGGCGGTAAACCGTCTGCCCCTTGAAATTGGCATGCTGGGCTGGAAATTTGCCCTGATACGGCTGGCGGTAACCGCCTTGATGCCTCTGGCCGCCGGAATGCTGGCCAACGCCCTATTTTCCAAGGTAAACCTGCTTGAATAG